In Equus przewalskii isolate Varuska chromosome 15, EquPr2, whole genome shotgun sequence, a single genomic region encodes these proteins:
- the IQCF6 gene encoding IQ domain-containing protein F6 isoform X2 gives MWLEKAAIKIQAWWRGNVVRRTLLHAALRALVIQCWWRSVQAKTLEQRRRLALRVYTCQEWAVVKVQAQVRMWQARRRFLQARQAACVIQSYWRWHASQTRGLIRGCYEVRASRLELDIEILMT, from the exons ATGTGG TTAGAAAAGGCAGCCATAAAGATTCAGGCATGGTGGCGTGGCAACGTGGTGCGCCGGACGTTACTGCACGCAGCACTCAGGGCCTTGGTCATCCAGTGCTGGTGGAGGTCCGTGCAGGCCAAGACGCTGGAGCAAAGACGGCGCCTGGCTCTAAGAGTCTACACCTGCCAGGAGTGGGCCGTGGTGAAGGTGCAGGCACAGGTGCGAATGTGGCAGGCCCGCAGACGGTTTCTCCAGGCACGCCAAGCGGCCTGCGTCATCCAGTCTTACTGGCGCTGGCATGCCAGCCAAACCAGAGGCCTGATCCGGGGCTGCTATGAGGTCAGAGCCAGCCGGCTGGAGCTCGACATTGAAATCCTCATGACCTAG
- the IQCF6 gene encoding IQ domain-containing protein F6 isoform X1: MDTQNVGKAHTGGICPPDDEQCLKLEKAAIKIQAWWRGNVVRRTLLHAALRALVIQCWWRSVQAKTLEQRRRLALRVYTCQEWAVVKVQAQVRMWQARRRFLQARQAACVIQSYWRWHASQTRGLIRGCYEVRASRLELDIEILMT; the protein is encoded by the exons ATGGACACACAAAATGTGGGTAAGGCCCATACAGGAGGGATCTGCCCCCCAGATGATGAGCAGTGTCTGAAA TTAGAAAAGGCAGCCATAAAGATTCAGGCATGGTGGCGTGGCAACGTGGTGCGCCGGACGTTACTGCACGCAGCACTCAGGGCCTTGGTCATCCAGTGCTGGTGGAGGTCCGTGCAGGCCAAGACGCTGGAGCAAAGACGGCGCCTGGCTCTAAGAGTCTACACCTGCCAGGAGTGGGCCGTGGTGAAGGTGCAGGCACAGGTGCGAATGTGGCAGGCCCGCAGACGGTTTCTCCAGGCACGCCAAGCGGCCTGCGTCATCCAGTCTTACTGGCGCTGGCATGCCAGCCAAACCAGAGGCCTGATCCGGGGCTGCTATGAGGTCAGAGCCAGCCGGCTGGAGCTCGACATTGAAATCCTCATGACCTAG